The DNA sequence CAGACGAACTACTCCACGGCGAAGATGGGCCTGGTCGGCTTCACCAAGACCCTCGCGATCGAGGGCGCCCGCGCCAACATCAAGGTGAACGCGATCGCCCCGGTCGCGTGGACCCGGATGACCCAGTCGATCCTCCCGGCCGAGTTCGAGCAGAAGTTCTCCGTCGACCGGATCAGCCCGCTGGTGGCCTACCTCGCCCACGAGAGCTGCGAGACCACCGGCGAGGTGTTCTCCGTCGGCGGCGGCCGGGTGGCCCGCGTGTTCGTCGCCGAGGGCCCGGGCTGGCGCACCGACGAGATCAGCCCCGAGGCGATCCGCGACAACTGGGAGGCGATCATGGCCGAGCAGCCGTACCTCACCACCGAGCTCGGCAAGCAGGCCCAGGCGTCCATGGAGAAGATGCTCTGACGCATCCCGTGAGCCCCTGATCCCCAGGTTTCCGTGCGGCACCCGCGGCACTCACCGCGGGTGCCGTTCGCGTCTCCGGGCCCGGCCGTGCCGTAGCGCACCGCCCTCGGGTACGGCGCGGCCGGGCCGATCTTTGTTCGATCATCGGCGTAAGTCGCCGTGTCGCGGGGCATGGCCCGGCGCAAGTCGGTCGAATCGGACCAGGCTGCGCCGCCTCATGAGGGGACTTCGTTCGATGATCGGCAAAAATAGGTATTGATTCCGGCGAAAGTCGGCTTTATGGTCTCGGGCATGGCCACCCCGACGGGCGACGAGCGGGCCGTACCCGGCTCTCCTGCCGACGTGCTCACCCTCATCGGCGCGGGCAGCGCGACCACCCGCGCCGACCTGGCGCGCGTCACCGGGCTCGCCCGCTCCACCATCTCCCAGCGGGTGGACCAGCTCATCGAGAGCAGGCTGGTGAGCGAGACCGAGGACGGCGAGTCCACCGGCGGCCGCCCGCCGCGGCGGCTGCGGCTGCGCACCGCGGACAACGTCGTCGCCGGGGTGGACCTCGGCGCCACCCACTGCCGGATCTCGCTGATGGACATCAGCGGGCGCACCCTCGCCACCCACGAGGACCCGCTGCTCATCGCCGAGGGCCCGGAGACCGTGCTCGCGCACGTGGACCGGCGCATCCGCGGCCTGCTCACCGACGCGCGGCTCACCCCCGAGGCGCTCAAGGCGATCGGCATCGGCGTGCCCGGCCCGGTCGAGTTCGCCACCGGCCGCCCCAACAACCCGCCGATCATGCCCGGGTGGAACGCGTACCCGATCCCCGACTACTTCGCCGAGCGGTACAACGCGCTGGTCAAGGTCGACAACGACGTGAACGTGATGGCGCTCGGCGAGCACCGCTCGGCGTTCCCGGACACCGACTACCTGCTGTTCGTCAAGGTCGGCACCGGCATCGGCTGCGGCATCATCGCCCAGGGCCGGCTGCACCGCGGCGCCCAGGGCAGCGCCGGCGACATCGGCCACATCCGGGTGAGCGGCCACGACGAGGCCGGGTGCCGGTGCGGCAACAGCGCGTGCCTTGAAGCCGTGGCGGGCGGCGGCGCGCTCGCCCGCAGGCTCACCGAGCTCGGCTTCCCCGCCGAGTCGGGCTCGGACGTGGTCGCCCTGGTCCAGGCGGGCAACACCCAGGCGCTGCGCCTCGTCCGCGAGGCCGGACGGCTCATCGGCGAGGTGCTGGCGAGCCTGGTCAACTTCTTCAACCCCGAGGTGATCGTGATCGGCGGCGTGCTCGCCAAGGTGCACGACCACCTGCTCGCGGGCATCCGGGAGACCATCTACCGGCGCTCCCTGCCGCTCGCCACCCACCACCTCGCGATCGTCCCGACCCGGACCGGCGCGGACGCCGCCGCGACCGGCGCCGGAATCCTCGCCATCGAACACTTCCTCGCCCCGGACAACATCAACCGGATCGTCACCGAGACCGAGTCCTCCCGGACGCCCACCTCCACCGGAGGCTGAACACCCCCCTGGAGGCGCCCATGCCTTCACCCGCCCCTCTGCTGCGCATGCGGGGGATCGTCAAGCACTTCCCCGGCGTGCGCGCCCTCGACGGGGTCGACCTCGACGTGCACGCGGGGGAGGTGCACTGCCTGCTCGGCCAGAACGGCGCGGGCAAGTCCACCCTGATCAAGGTCCTCTCCGGCGCCCACCAGCCCGACGCGGGCGAGGTGCTCCTCGACGGCCGCCCGGTACGGCTCGCCAACCCGACGGCCGCGATGCGGGCCGGCATCGCCACCATCTACCAGGAGCTCGACCTGGTGGACGGGCTGAGCGTGGCGGAGAACATCTTCCTCGGCCACGAGCACGCCGCCCTCGGCTTCGTCCGCCGCCGCGAGGCGAACCGGGCCGCGGCCGGCCTGCTCGCCCGGCTCGGCCACCCCGAGATCCACCCGGCCACCGAGGTGGGCCGGCTCTCCCCGGCCCGCAAGCAGGTGGTGAGCATGGCGCGGGCGCTCTCCCACAACGCCCGGCTGATCATCATGGACGAGCCGTCCGCCGCGCTCGCCCACGACGAGGTGGCGAACCTGTTCCGCGTCATCCGCGAGCTCACCGCCCAGAACGTCGCGGTCGTCTACATCTCCCACCGGCTGGAGGAGATCCGCGAGATCGGCGACCGGGTCACCGTGCTCAAGGACGGCCGCACGGTCGCGGTCGGCCTGCCCGCCCGGGAGACCCCGACCGCCGAGATCGTCTCGCTGATGACCGGCCGCGACGTCGAGTACGTCTTCCCGCCCCGGCCCGCCCCGGCCGACCGCCCCGAGGTGCTCCGCGTCGAGGGCCTCACCCTGCCGGGCAGGTTCACCGACATCTCGTTCACCGTCGGCGCGGGCGAGATCGTCGGCCTCGCCGGCCTGGTCGGCTCCGGCCGCTCGGAGATCATCGAGACGATCTACGGCGCCCGCCGCCCGAGCGCGGGCCGCGTGCTCCTCGACGGCAGACCGGTACG is a window from the Thermopolyspora flexuosa genome containing:
- a CDS encoding ROK family transcriptional regulator; this encodes MATPTGDERAVPGSPADVLTLIGAGSATTRADLARVTGLARSTISQRVDQLIESRLVSETEDGESTGGRPPRRLRLRTADNVVAGVDLGATHCRISLMDISGRTLATHEDPLLIAEGPETVLAHVDRRIRGLLTDARLTPEALKAIGIGVPGPVEFATGRPNNPPIMPGWNAYPIPDYFAERYNALVKVDNDVNVMALGEHRSAFPDTDYLLFVKVGTGIGCGIIAQGRLHRGAQGSAGDIGHIRVSGHDEAGCRCGNSACLEAVAGGGALARRLTELGFPAESGSDVVALVQAGNTQALRLVREAGRLIGEVLASLVNFFNPEVIVIGGVLAKVHDHLLAGIRETIYRRSLPLATHHLAIVPTRTGADAAATGAGILAIEHFLAPDNINRIVTETESSRTPTSTGG
- a CDS encoding sugar ABC transporter ATP-binding protein; its protein translation is MPSPAPLLRMRGIVKHFPGVRALDGVDLDVHAGEVHCLLGQNGAGKSTLIKVLSGAHQPDAGEVLLDGRPVRLANPTAAMRAGIATIYQELDLVDGLSVAENIFLGHEHAALGFVRRREANRAAAGLLARLGHPEIHPATEVGRLSPARKQVVSMARALSHNARLIIMDEPSAALAHDEVANLFRVIRELTAQNVAVVYISHRLEEIREIGDRVTVLKDGRTVAVGLPARETPTAEIVSLMTGRDVEYVFPPRPAPADRPEVLRVEGLTLPGRFTDISFTVGAGEIVGLAGLVGSGRSEIIETIYGARRPSAGRVLLDGRPVRPGSTRHAVRLGMGLAPEERKAQALLLEEPVARNITLAGLSRYARFGWLDRRAELAEANRLAEVLDIRPRDVRRPVKTLSGGNQQKAVLARWLTERGAADGAGGLRLLLLDEPTRGVDVGARAELYAVIRDLADRGIGVLLVSSEVPEVLGLADRVLVIREGRLVHEAPAAELDEHRVLDLVMVAPHGTKEGSGD